A single region of the Salvia splendens isolate huo1 chromosome 18, SspV2, whole genome shotgun sequence genome encodes:
- the LOC121775888 gene encoding protein NEDD1-like isoform X1 — protein MNLPESAKLLLAASGGDTVKLFDISVEPQNPCVLTHFPSPGSRVNSVRWNHNNLVLASAGEDGRVSLWRKNGQSLWMVPAKNARGETVEPSESISTISFSNKGSRYLCSGGTGQVVRIWDLQNKRCVKWLKGHTDTITGAMYNCKDEHIASASRKGDIILHNLASGTKAAELRDPNGQVLGALDYSRMSRHHLVTAGDDGSIHMWDTTGRSPKASWLKQHSAPTSAVSFSPSNDKIIASVGLDMKLYTFDTGSKKPSSCIPYEAPFSSLAFTDDGLTLAAGTSTGQVVFYDVRGKPQPITVLRAYGNSEAVTNLCWQRSKPVMVNENNCSDDTVLLAGDVGDSVLMPDPLPSRASSSLSMPSVVSGSRNPLRTGSGDLFSFPAGSASNSLNLSASEETPLRSSLLTGGTLTRLHAPRSYNFKDDMEVFSPLMEVQSITPSVDKLWDDRDVSKKDTDRKSSFLFPSRRFGLSEEGTNNEHPIFDWKSNSSAKQDDTSSNYAQLAPASTRTDDSSSVTPPEAWGGERLLDKFSQHRQTVNLPSRVSTLASSSLSSGLLLSGLQLQDSLPTNQSTSSLTSSLNLNTLRALNHEGSIEAVSSPLGTKGITAHTNLENLGLAPSHPRRFSSYAERIGAMPSLNDTTSFPVGSPKSKKTGAETNEELLNSLLSRSEIPSASGTSARATLNGGITHLPKAPLESDSHQGNSFTLQLFQRMLEEILDSFQKSIHDDMRNLHLEILRQFHMQEMETSNSMRMLLENQAEIVKELQSLRKENQQLRRMLSVLL, from the exons ATGAATTTGCCGGAATCGGCCAAATTGCTGCTTGCGGCCAGCGGCGGCGACACCGTCAAGCTCTTCGACATCTCGGTGGAGCCTCAAAACCCCTGTGTTCTCACACACTTTCCATCGCCAGGCTCTCGCGTCAATTCCGTCAGATGGAACCACAACA ATTTGGTTTTGGCTAGCGCTGGTGAAGATGGTAGGGTTTCATTATGGAGGAAGAACGGGCAAAGCTTGTGGATGGTGCCGGCAAAGAATGCCAGGGGCGAAACAGTCGAG CCTTCAGAGTCGATATCAACTATCAGCTTCAGCAATAAAGGATCTCGGTATCTTTGCTCCGGTGGAACTGGTCAAGTTGTGAGAATATGGGATCTTCAGAACAAACGATGTGTCAAATGGTTGAAAGGACATACTGATACAATAACGGGGGCTATGTACAACTGCAAAGACGAGCATATAGCTTCTGCAAGTCGTAAAGGAGATATTATACTTCACAACCTTGCTTCTGGCACAAAGGCTGCTGAACTCAGGGACCCTAATGGACAG GTTTTGGGTGCACTTGATTATTCTCGGATGAGCAGGCACCATTTGGTTACAGCTGGTGATGATGGGTCCATTCATATGTGGGATACAACTGGTCGCAGCCCAAAG GCTTCTTGGCTGAAGCAGCATTCAGCACCTACCTCCGCAGTTAGTTTTTCACCATCCAATGACAAG ATTATTGCTAGTGTTGGTCTAGATATGAAGTTATACACATTTGACACAGGGTCAAAGAAACCATCTTCTTGTATTCCCTACGAAGCTCCATTTTCTTCACTCGCGTTCACTGATGATGGACTAACTTTGGCGGCTGGTACAAGCACTGGTCAGGTTGTATTCTATGATGTTCGTGGGAAACCACAACCAATCACAGTTCTCCGTGCATATGGGAATTCTGAG GCTGTCACAAATCTCTGCTGGCAAAGGTCAAAACCTGTGATGGTTAATGAGAACAACTGCTCAGACGATACTGTTCTTTTGGCTGGTGATGTGGGGGATTCTGTTCTTATGCCCGATCCACTTCCCTCTCGAGCATCTTCTAGCCTTTCAATGCCCTCAGTAGTGTCTGGAAGTAGGAATCCTCTCCGAACTGGGTCTGgagatttattttctttccctGCAGGATCTGCATCGAATTCTCTTAACTTATCTGCCTCTGAGGAAACACCTCTCCGAAGCAGCCTATTGACCGGTGGAACTCTCACGAGATTGCATGCACCTCGAAGTTATAACTTCAAGGATGATATGGAGGTGTTCTCCCCTCTTATGGAAGTTCAATCAATTACACCCTCTGTTGACAAACTGTGGGATGATCGTGATGTTTCAAAGAAAGACACGGACAGAAAATCTTCTTTTTTGTTTCCTTCTAGAAGATTTGGTCTTTCAGAGGAAGGCACTAATAATGAGCATCCAATATTTGACTGGAAATCTAACTCATCAGCTAAGCAG GATGATACCTCTTCTAACTACGCACAGTTGGCACCTGCATCTACCCGTACAGATGATTCTTCTTCCGTTACTCCACCTGAAGCTTGGGGTGGCGAGAGATTATTAGACAAATTCAGTCAGCATCGCCAAACTGTCAACCTGCCTTCTCGTGTTTCAACACTGGCATCAAGTAGTTTGTCGTCTGGCTTATTGCTGTCTGGTTTACAACTGCAAGACAGTCTCCCCACGAATCAAAGTACAAGCAGTTTAACATCAAGCCTGAATCTGAACACTTTACGAGCCCTCAATCATGAAGGATCTATAGAAGCTGTTTCCTCTCCTTTAGGTACAAAAGGCATTACAGCCCACACCAATCTTGAGAATCTTGGTTTAGCTCCGTCTCATCCTAGAAGATTCTCCAGTTATGCAGAGAGAATAGGTGCCATGCCATCCTTAAATGATACTACATCTTTTCCTGTGGGTTCCCCAAAATCTAAAAAAACAGGAGCAGAAACTAACGAAGAGCTTCTCAATAGCTTGTTATCAAGGTCTGAAATTCCATCAGCCTCAGGAACCAGTGCCCGTGCTACTTTAAAT GGTGGAATAACTCATTTGCCAAAAGCTCCATTAGAGTCTGACTCACATCAGGGAAATTCTTTCACACTCCAGCTTTTTCAGCGCATGCTTGAAGAAATTCTTGATTCATTTCAGAAATCTATCCATGATGACATGCGTAATCTTCACTTGGAAATATTGAGGCAGTTCCATATGCAGGAG ATGGAGACGTCCAATTCCATGAGAATGTTATTGGAAAATCAGGCTGAGATTGTTAAAGAACTTCAATCACTTCGAAAAGAAAACCAACAGCTTCGTCGGATGCTTTCAGTCCTCCTGTGA
- the LOC121775888 gene encoding protein NEDD1-like isoform X2: MEEERAKLVDGAGKECQGRNSRESISTISFSNKGSRYLCSGGTGQVVRIWDLQNKRCVKWLKGHTDTITGAMYNCKDEHIASASRKGDIILHNLASGTKAAELRDPNGQVLGALDYSRMSRHHLVTAGDDGSIHMWDTTGRSPKASWLKQHSAPTSAVSFSPSNDKIIASVGLDMKLYTFDTGSKKPSSCIPYEAPFSSLAFTDDGLTLAAGTSTGQVVFYDVRGKPQPITVLRAYGNSEAVTNLCWQRSKPVMVNENNCSDDTVLLAGDVGDSVLMPDPLPSRASSSLSMPSVVSGSRNPLRTGSGDLFSFPAGSASNSLNLSASEETPLRSSLLTGGTLTRLHAPRSYNFKDDMEVFSPLMEVQSITPSVDKLWDDRDVSKKDTDRKSSFLFPSRRFGLSEEGTNNEHPIFDWKSNSSAKQDDTSSNYAQLAPASTRTDDSSSVTPPEAWGGERLLDKFSQHRQTVNLPSRVSTLASSSLSSGLLLSGLQLQDSLPTNQSTSSLTSSLNLNTLRALNHEGSIEAVSSPLGTKGITAHTNLENLGLAPSHPRRFSSYAERIGAMPSLNDTTSFPVGSPKSKKTGAETNEELLNSLLSRSEIPSASGTSARATLNGGITHLPKAPLESDSHQGNSFTLQLFQRMLEEILDSFQKSIHDDMRNLHLEILRQFHMQEMETSNSMRMLLENQAEIVKELQSLRKENQQLRRMLSVLL; this comes from the exons ATGGAGGAAGAACGGGCAAAGCTTGTGGATGGTGCCGGCAAAGAATGCCAGGGGCGAAACAGTCGAG AGTCGATATCAACTATCAGCTTCAGCAATAAAGGATCTCGGTATCTTTGCTCCGGTGGAACTGGTCAAGTTGTGAGAATATGGGATCTTCAGAACAAACGATGTGTCAAATGGTTGAAAGGACATACTGATACAATAACGGGGGCTATGTACAACTGCAAAGACGAGCATATAGCTTCTGCAAGTCGTAAAGGAGATATTATACTTCACAACCTTGCTTCTGGCACAAAGGCTGCTGAACTCAGGGACCCTAATGGACAG GTTTTGGGTGCACTTGATTATTCTCGGATGAGCAGGCACCATTTGGTTACAGCTGGTGATGATGGGTCCATTCATATGTGGGATACAACTGGTCGCAGCCCAAAG GCTTCTTGGCTGAAGCAGCATTCAGCACCTACCTCCGCAGTTAGTTTTTCACCATCCAATGACAAG ATTATTGCTAGTGTTGGTCTAGATATGAAGTTATACACATTTGACACAGGGTCAAAGAAACCATCTTCTTGTATTCCCTACGAAGCTCCATTTTCTTCACTCGCGTTCACTGATGATGGACTAACTTTGGCGGCTGGTACAAGCACTGGTCAGGTTGTATTCTATGATGTTCGTGGGAAACCACAACCAATCACAGTTCTCCGTGCATATGGGAATTCTGAG GCTGTCACAAATCTCTGCTGGCAAAGGTCAAAACCTGTGATGGTTAATGAGAACAACTGCTCAGACGATACTGTTCTTTTGGCTGGTGATGTGGGGGATTCTGTTCTTATGCCCGATCCACTTCCCTCTCGAGCATCTTCTAGCCTTTCAATGCCCTCAGTAGTGTCTGGAAGTAGGAATCCTCTCCGAACTGGGTCTGgagatttattttctttccctGCAGGATCTGCATCGAATTCTCTTAACTTATCTGCCTCTGAGGAAACACCTCTCCGAAGCAGCCTATTGACCGGTGGAACTCTCACGAGATTGCATGCACCTCGAAGTTATAACTTCAAGGATGATATGGAGGTGTTCTCCCCTCTTATGGAAGTTCAATCAATTACACCCTCTGTTGACAAACTGTGGGATGATCGTGATGTTTCAAAGAAAGACACGGACAGAAAATCTTCTTTTTTGTTTCCTTCTAGAAGATTTGGTCTTTCAGAGGAAGGCACTAATAATGAGCATCCAATATTTGACTGGAAATCTAACTCATCAGCTAAGCAG GATGATACCTCTTCTAACTACGCACAGTTGGCACCTGCATCTACCCGTACAGATGATTCTTCTTCCGTTACTCCACCTGAAGCTTGGGGTGGCGAGAGATTATTAGACAAATTCAGTCAGCATCGCCAAACTGTCAACCTGCCTTCTCGTGTTTCAACACTGGCATCAAGTAGTTTGTCGTCTGGCTTATTGCTGTCTGGTTTACAACTGCAAGACAGTCTCCCCACGAATCAAAGTACAAGCAGTTTAACATCAAGCCTGAATCTGAACACTTTACGAGCCCTCAATCATGAAGGATCTATAGAAGCTGTTTCCTCTCCTTTAGGTACAAAAGGCATTACAGCCCACACCAATCTTGAGAATCTTGGTTTAGCTCCGTCTCATCCTAGAAGATTCTCCAGTTATGCAGAGAGAATAGGTGCCATGCCATCCTTAAATGATACTACATCTTTTCCTGTGGGTTCCCCAAAATCTAAAAAAACAGGAGCAGAAACTAACGAAGAGCTTCTCAATAGCTTGTTATCAAGGTCTGAAATTCCATCAGCCTCAGGAACCAGTGCCCGTGCTACTTTAAAT GGTGGAATAACTCATTTGCCAAAAGCTCCATTAGAGTCTGACTCACATCAGGGAAATTCTTTCACACTCCAGCTTTTTCAGCGCATGCTTGAAGAAATTCTTGATTCATTTCAGAAATCTATCCATGATGACATGCGTAATCTTCACTTGGAAATATTGAGGCAGTTCCATATGCAGGAG ATGGAGACGTCCAATTCCATGAGAATGTTATTGGAAAATCAGGCTGAGATTGTTAAAGAACTTCAATCACTTCGAAAAGAAAACCAACAGCTTCGTCGGATGCTTTCAGTCCTCCTGTGA